Proteins encoded together in one Chthoniobacterales bacterium window:
- a CDS encoding DUF3387 domain-containing protein, with translation SPDELRKTFLAKERLVRLLYRAVQPDPAVIEFAPRVYLLATLADTIREKTGETEQPDISPIMERVRTLLDESIAAEGFTIQEGTKGARHGVIDLTKIDFEKLASKFKQSRQKNLDIERLKVAIRGMLERMVRLNRTRADFQQRFEELIASYNAGSRNIDELFEELVKLSKDLTKEETRHVRENLHPEELTIFDILTRPAPELSDKERDEVKKVARELLLKVKKLLNLDWRQTASGRANVKIAIEEALDSGLPRAYDKPMFQAKVKALFQHIYESGSAA, from the coding sequence TCTCACCTGACGAGTTACGGAAGACGTTTCTGGCGAAGGAGAGGCTCGTCCGTTTGCTCTATCGGGCTGTCCAACCCGACCCGGCGGTGATTGAGTTCGCGCCTCGGGTCTATCTCTTGGCGACCCTTGCCGACACGATTCGGGAAAAAACAGGCGAGACGGAACAGCCGGATATTTCGCCAATAATGGAGCGCGTCAGGACGCTGCTCGACGAATCCATCGCCGCAGAAGGCTTCACCATCCAAGAAGGCACAAAGGGAGCGCGTCACGGGGTCATCGACCTGACGAAAATCGACTTCGAGAAGCTCGCGAGCAAGTTCAAGCAGTCGCGGCAGAAGAACCTCGACATCGAGAGGCTCAAGGTCGCCATACGCGGAATGTTGGAGCGAATGGTTCGGCTGAACCGGACAAGAGCGGACTTCCAACAGCGGTTTGAAGAACTCATTGCGAGCTACAACGCGGGGAGCCGCAACATCGACGAACTGTTCGAGGAGCTTGTGAAGCTCAGCAAGGACTTGACCAAGGAAGAAACGCGGCACGTTCGGGAGAATCTTCATCCAGAGGAGCTGACTATTTTCGACATCCTCACCCGTCCCGCCCCCGAACTGAGCGACAAGGAGCGCGATGAAGTCAAGAAAGTGGCGCGGGAACTACTCCTCAAAGTCAAAAAGCTTCTCAATCTCGACTGGCGACAAACGGCATCAGGACGAGCGAACGTGAAAATCGCCATCGAGGAAGCGCTCGATAGCGGATTGCCGCGCGCTTACGACAAGCCGATGTTTCAGGCAAAAGTCAAAGCCCTCTTCCAGCATATTTACGAAAGCGGAAGCGCGGCGTGA